The following coding sequences are from one Lolium rigidum isolate FL_2022 chromosome 6, APGP_CSIRO_Lrig_0.1, whole genome shotgun sequence window:
- the LOC124668354 gene encoding inactive protein RESTRICTED TEV MOVEMENT 2-like, whose amino-acid sequence MDATTGRAYEDFVPPHNMVTEPATHILTVDLSAAGYRKEHIRVQLVRSHGLVVVRGERAVAGNRWSRFRLEFRVPDGCDVRGIHAKFEGGVVRVTMPGIKTGPAAAVGGKLPEPAAGVRDAQGGDKKEDENVQRQPEEERVVKDGGHLDHGAGVVGGMEALAAPASSGRGYSYLPERRMLLTTVVGAVLVLFSLGIYVRYSFGA is encoded by the exons ATGGATGCCACCACCGGCCGCGCGTACGAGGACTTCGTGCCTCCGCACAACATGGTCACCGAGCCGGCGACCCACATCCTCACCGTCGACCTCTCCGCTGCAG GGTACAGGAAGGAGCACATCAGGGTGCAGCTGGTCCGGAGCCACGGGCTGGTGGTCGTGCGCGGCGAGCGCGCCGTCGCGGGCAACCGCTGGAGCCGCTTCCGGCTGGAGTTCAGGGTGCCTGACGGCTGCGATGTCAGGGGCATCCACGCCAAGTTCGAGGGAGGCGTTGTGCGGGTCACCATGCCCGGGATCAAGACCGGGCCTGCAGCCGCGGTCGGCGGCAAGCTGCCGGAGCCCGCTGCCGgcgttcgagacgctcaaggaggaGACAAGAAGGAAGACGAGAACGTGCAGAGACAGCCGGAGGAGGAGCGTGTGGTGAAAGATGGTGGCCACCTTGACCATGGCGCCGGCGTTGTCGGAGGAATGGAAGCGCTCGCTGCACCAGCGTCGTCAGGCCGCGGCTACAGCTACCTCCCGGAACGTAGGATGCTCCTGACCACCGTGGTCGGCGCGGTGCTCGTCCTGTTTAGCCTTGGCATCTATGTCAGGTATAGCTTCGGGGCATGA